One region of Phoenix dactylifera cultivar Barhee BC4 unplaced genomic scaffold, palm_55x_up_171113_PBpolish2nd_filt_p 000876F, whole genome shotgun sequence genomic DNA includes:
- the LOC120107474 gene encoding actin-related protein 3, producing the protein MDAASRPAVVIDNGTGYTKMGFAGNVEPCFIIPTVVAVNESFLNPSRSSSKGNWLAQHSAGVMADLDFFIGEEALSQSRSSSTYNLSYPIHHGQVENWDTMERFWQQCIFNYLRCDPEDHYFLLTESPLTAPENREYTGEIMFETFNVPGLYIAVQPVLALAAGYTTSKCEMTGVVVDVGDGATHVVPVADGYVIGSSIKSIPIAGKDVTQFIQQLLRERGEHIPPEDSFEVARKVKEMYCYTCSDLVKEFNKYDKEPSKYIKHWTGVKPKTRAPYSCDIGYERFLGPEIFFHPEIHSSDFTTPLPAVIDKCIQSSPIDTRRALYKNIVLSGGSTMFKDFHRRLQRDLKRIVDTRIVASDARFGGDVKSQPIEVNIVSHPIQRFAVWFGGSVLASTPEFYQACHTKAEYEEYGASICRTNPVFKGMY; encoded by the exons ATGGACGCTGCTTCTCGGCCGGCCGTTGTCATCGACAACGGAACCGG GTACACAAAAATGGGATTTGCTGGCAATGTTGAACCATGCTTCATCATCCCTACAGTAGTTGCCGTCAACGAGTCTTTCTTAAACCCGTCAAGGAGTTCTAGTAAGGGAAATTGGCTAGCACAGCACAGTGCAGGTGTAATGGCTgatcttgatttttttattgGAGAGGAGGCTTTATCTCAGTCTCGCTCTAGCAGTACATATAATCTTAGTTATCCTATACATCATGGCCAG GTAGAAAATTGGGATACAATGGAACGATTTTGGCAACAGTGTATTTTTAATTACTTGCGCTGTGATCCAGAAGATCATTATTTTCTATTGACCGAGAGCCCGCTGACTGCTCCGGAAAATCGTGAATACACAGGGGAAATCATGTTTGAGACATTTAATGTCCCTGGTCTGTATATTGCAGTCCAGCCTGTCCTTGCTCTTGCTGCTGGATATACTACTTCCAAG TGTGAAATGACAGGGGTTGTAGTTGATGTGGGAGATGGAGCTACACATGTTGTGCCAGTTGCAGATGGTTATGTGATTGGGAGTAGCATCAAATCCATTCCTATCGCGGGCAAGGATGTTACTCAATTTATTCAGCAACTTTTGAGA GAAAGGGGAGAGCATATACCACCAGAAGACTCTTTTGAAGTAGCTCGGAAGGTGAAAGAAATGTATTGTTACACTTGTTCAGACTTAGTCAag GAGTTCAATAAGTATGATAAGGAGCCTTCTAAGTATATCAAGCATTGGACTGGTGTTAAGCCGAAGACTAGAGCACCATACTCCTGTGATATAGGATATGAGCGCTTTCTTGGGCCTGAG ATTTTCTTCCATCCTGAGATACACAGTAGTGATTTTACCACTCCTTTACCTGCTGTAATTGATAAGTGCATTCAGTCATCCCCAATTGACACAAGGAGGGCCTTGTATAAG AATATAGTGTTATCTGGAGGATCAACCATGTTCAAGGACTTCCATAGAAGATTGCAACGAGATCTAAAAAGGATAGTGGATACACGAATTGTTGCATCTGATGCCCGATTTGGTGGGGATGTTAAA TCTCAGCCCATTGAAGTTAATATAGTTAGCCATCCTATCCAGAGATTTGCCGTTTGGTTTGGAGGTTCAGTACTTGCATCTACACCTGAATTTTATCag GCTTGCCACACGAAAGCAGAATATGAAGAATATGGTGCAAGCATATGTCGAACAAATCCTGTCTTCAAAGGAATGTATTGA